The [Eubacterium] siraeum genome contains a region encoding:
- a CDS encoding methyltransferase produces the protein MAEKYESFDLSGTKIYVSEDHRFGTDAFLLADFADPAPHHKVCDLCTGCGIVPLIMCRNISKKPPKEIYGIEIMPEAVELFDKSVAENNLSDRIKPVLCDLKDPQGIPREYFDIVTVNPPYWKKGSGEERLSDVQAAARHEILCNIDDVMKTASSLLKFGGSLKLCQIPLRLADVICSMRSHGIEPKVMQNVVNRKGGKPWLVLISGKKGGKPGMELLPDFEVYSDSGYSDEMNRIYYGTKMKKG, from the coding sequence ATGGCAGAAAAATATGAGAGCTTCGACCTTTCCGGCACAAAGATATATGTTTCCGAGGATCACCGTTTCGGCACTGACGCATTTCTCCTTGCGGATTTTGCCGACCCCGCACCTCACCATAAGGTGTGCGACCTGTGTACAGGTTGCGGTATAGTTCCGCTGATAATGTGCAGAAACATATCCAAAAAGCCCCCGAAAGAAATATACGGCATTGAGATAATGCCTGAAGCGGTAGAGCTTTTTGATAAAAGCGTTGCCGAAAATAACCTTTCGGACAGAATAAAGCCTGTGCTTTGCGACCTTAAAGACCCGCAGGGCATACCACGTGAATACTTCGACATAGTGACGGTAAATCCGCCCTACTGGAAAAAAGGCTCGGGCGAGGAACGCCTTTCCGATGTACAGGCGGCGGCTAGACACGAGATACTGTGCAATATCGACGATGTTATGAAAACAGCCTCATCGCTGTTGAAGTTCGGCGGAAGCCTCAAGCTCTGCCAAATACCGCTTCGCCTTGCCGATGTCATCTGCTCTATGCGTTCGCACGGGATTGAGCCGAAGGTTATGCAGAATGTAGTGAACCGCAAAGGCGGTAAGCCGTGGCTTGTGCTTATAAGCGGAAAAAAGGGCGGCAAACCCGGAATGGAGCTTCTCCCCGATTTTGAAGTTTACAGTGACAGCGGCTACAGTGATGAAATGAACAGAATCTACTACGGCACAAAAATGAAGAAAGGCTGA
- a CDS encoding DUF5696 domain-containing protein gives MIKIRKKILAVLLTAAMLVLMSSLVAWSDEQPATDDGTSQTEQTTDDGASADDKQDDKKDDKKDDKEKLRTDEEGLADMSVVAENDSYKLYFDESTTNFAVQSKSDNYVWWATPLNADKDENAKTAQKKNMQSPLYVVYGDVSSHTSQRMSIYDASIKSDDFSFEPIENGVKVIYRLSKIEAEIPMTITLEKDNVNVSVITEEIKEKQATDTSGLVLLEIGMLQFFNAAGMEDEGYMVVPDGSGAVINYNNRRYNAQAYNGEVYGRDTSIGMLTRPSKTEQVYLPVIGAVTNGEKTNHGYMAVAKSGETCASVNATVSGQNSTSYNNTWFEFKVRAEDTYYMGNRKLTVYEQGKINQPNLTVGYYPLAKENLSYVDIAEAYRNYLIEQKGFKDKSDNIKNSYYLDLYGGTIKAQSIAGFPVNLETAATTYEQAQEIIKQLNELGVDDIVANYNDFNGAGIKGMITADVNYAGTLGGKDAYKTLAEYVGSINSKLFASAGITSMKDSGNGYSYTLNACKAITKAYATTNNWDIAFGIPNQVRLVTKTTLSPYYWPDLYNKIIKSFTSEGITTINLDDATTLLYSDFSRENYSRADTMNKLVEGYKQFKDAGFTLLASGANAYALPYVDYLTDVPVTSSNFDLFDYDIPFYEIVIHGYLPYTTKAVNASANANDTIMLALLTATPVHYDMMYADPNDFTDSDYETLFYSNYKGWLEPSAKVYKLYQDELKDFANLHITGYNRISGDEMETEFDGGKTIRVNTREMTLTVNGKEIDLAQYGLKGETDE, from the coding sequence ATGATAAAAATCAGAAAAAAGATACTTGCAGTTCTGCTCACAGCCGCAATGCTCGTTTTGATGAGCTCGCTTGTTGCATGGTCTGACGAACAGCCCGCAACGGACGACGGCACATCACAGACAGAGCAGACAACCGATGACGGCGCATCCGCAGATGATAAGCAGGACGACAAGAAAGACGATAAAAAAGATGACAAGGAAAAGCTCAGAACCGATGAGGAAGGCCTTGCGGATATGAGCGTTGTGGCTGAAAACGACAGCTACAAGTTATACTTTGACGAATCGACGACAAACTTTGCGGTTCAGTCAAAGAGCGACAACTATGTATGGTGGGCTACTCCTCTTAACGCAGACAAGGACGAAAATGCCAAGACTGCGCAGAAGAAGAATATGCAGTCTCCGTTATATGTAGTATACGGTGACGTTTCATCGCACACAAGTCAGAGAATGAGCATTTACGACGCTTCGATAAAGTCGGACGACTTCAGCTTTGAGCCGATTGAAAACGGTGTAAAGGTCATATACAGATTAAGCAAGATTGAAGCTGAAATCCCTATGACGATCACACTTGAGAAAGACAATGTAAATGTTTCGGTAATAACGGAAGAAATCAAGGAAAAGCAGGCAACCGACACGAGCGGTCTTGTGCTTCTTGAGATCGGTATGTTACAGTTCTTCAATGCGGCAGGCATGGAAGATGAGGGCTATATGGTAGTTCCCGACGGCTCGGGCGCTGTAATCAACTACAACAACCGCCGTTACAACGCACAGGCATACAACGGTGAGGTATACGGTCGTGATACATCGATCGGTATGCTGACACGTCCGTCAAAGACGGAGCAGGTTTATCTCCCTGTTATCGGCGCTGTTACAAACGGTGAAAAGACAAATCACGGTTATATGGCAGTTGCTAAGTCCGGCGAAACCTGCGCAAGCGTAAACGCTACTGTAAGCGGACAGAACTCAACATCATACAACAACACATGGTTTGAGTTCAAGGTAAGAGCAGAGGATACCTACTACATGGGTAACCGTAAGCTCACGGTTTACGAGCAGGGCAAGATAAACCAGCCCAACCTCACGGTAGGCTATTATCCTCTTGCAAAGGAAAACCTTTCTTATGTTGATATTGCGGAAGCATACAGAAACTACCTTATCGAGCAGAAGGGATTCAAGGATAAGAGCGACAATATAAAAAACAGCTATTATCTTGACCTTTACGGCGGTACGATAAAGGCACAGTCGATTGCAGGCTTCCCTGTAAATCTTGAAACAGCCGCTACAACATACGAGCAGGCTCAGGAAATAATAAAGCAGCTCAACGAGCTTGGCGTTGACGATATTGTTGCAAACTACAACGATTTCAACGGCGCAGGCATCAAGGGTATGATCACAGCCGATGTAAATTACGCAGGAACGCTTGGCGGCAAGGACGCATACAAGACGCTTGCGGAATATGTAGGCTCGATAAACAGCAAGCTGTTCGCAAGTGCGGGAATCACCTCCATGAAGGACAGCGGTAACGGCTACAGCTACACGCTGAACGCCTGCAAGGCTATAACAAAGGCTTATGCAACAACGAATAACTGGGATATTGCATTCGGCATTCCGAATCAGGTAAGACTTGTTACAAAGACAACCTTGTCACCTTATTACTGGCCTGATCTTTACAACAAGATCATCAAGTCGTTTACAAGCGAAGGAATAACAACGATAAACCTTGATGACGCTACAACGTTACTTTACAGCGACTTCAGCCGTGAGAATTATTCCAGAGCAGATACAATGAACAAGCTGGTAGAAGGCTACAAGCAGTTCAAGGACGCAGGCTTCACGCTTCTTGCAAGCGGTGCAAACGCTTATGCGCTCCCCTATGTTGATTATCTGACAGACGTACCTGTTACATCAAGTAACTTCGATCTGTTTGACTATGACATTCCGTTCTATGAGATCGTTATCCACGGTTACCTGCCTTACACAACAAAGGCGGTAAACGCAAGTGCAAATGCAAACGATACTATCATGCTTGCACTTCTTACAGCAACACCTGTTCACTATGATATGATGTATGCCGATCCTAACGATTTCACAGACAGCGATTACGAGACGCTCTTCTATTCAAACTACAAGGGCTGGCTCGAACCCTCGGCTAAGGTTTACAAGCTCTATCAGGACGAACTGAAGGACTTCGCAAATCTCCACATCACAGGATACAACAGAATTTCCGGCGATGAGATGGAAACCGAGTTTGACGGCGGAAAGACAATCAGGGTAAATACCAGAGAAATGACTCTCACCGTCAACGGCAAGGAAATCGATCTTGCACAATATGGACTGAAGGGAGAAACAGATGAATAA
- a CDS encoding DinB family protein — protein MIKKQTITNYINMETAIKTYDRNALVCGSPAWRYVYHAVHSADKWFFNPAKFTEPDFHENGMDNPDNPCEKVLSNEQLLDYLHKVQAKTEKYLDELSDEELNEKPDGCEYTRLELILGQFRHISSHIGMINGQTIERTGKFPIFAGLDGKQTDKLFDE, from the coding sequence ATGATAAAAAAACAAACGATAACGAACTATATCAATATGGAAACGGCAATTAAAACATACGACAGAAACGCGCTTGTTTGCGGTTCGCCGGCATGGCGATATGTGTATCACGCTGTTCACTCGGCGGACAAGTGGTTTTTCAATCCCGCAAAATTTACAGAACCCGATTTTCATGAAAACGGAATGGATAACCCCGACAATCCCTGCGAAAAGGTTTTAAGCAATGAACAGCTGCTCGATTATCTGCATAAGGTGCAGGCTAAAACAGAAAAATATCTCGATGAACTGAGCGATGAAGAGCTTAACGAAAAGCCCGACGGGTGTGAATATACAAGACTTGAGCTTATACTCGGACAATTCCGGCACATTTCCTCGCATATAGGAATGATAAACGGTCAGACTATAGAGAGAACGGGAAAATTCCCGATATTCGCGGGGCTTGACGGAAAACAGACAGATAAATTATTTGACGAATAA
- a CDS encoding sugar ABC transporter permease — translation MNNSNFNPNEEIEAMKTTDAAETPVDDTPAADKAVAAETATEATASEPDVKQETVEETASEPADKADDADEAPVSVANKSAHMTAAAAALNVEDEEVDIRRRQPRVQKEIKKSRISYEKKKGLYGYGFIAIWIVGVIYMFIVPIFKSAWYSMCYTELVSTAEQAAQRGMTSAGIYTEWNNFGNYEEALFKNQDYLPKLTESLGAMVPQVIVVMIFSLFIALLLNQKFRGRTFARAVFFLPVLVATGPVLAVIKGDISTNGISSGEQFSALFQTDLVDELLQFLGIYNLNEQLTMTIQTITSDIFNLLWSAGIQILIFLAALQQIPVSAKEAASMEGATGWEFFWKITFPMISPMILANLIYTVIDTFIDSENPVMSIVLAQSRALRYGLSAAMAWIYFLIVAVALAIIVAIVSKFVFYEND, via the coding sequence ATGAATAATTCGAATTTCAACCCGAATGAAGAAATTGAAGCAATGAAGACGACCGACGCCGCCGAGACTCCCGTTGATGACACACCCGCAGCCGACAAGGCTGTGGCTGCCGAAACGGCAACAGAAGCAACAGCTTCAGAGCCTGATGTAAAGCAGGAAACGGTCGAGGAAACAGCTTCAGAGCCTGCCGATAAGGCAGATGACGCTGACGAGGCACCGGTTTCCGTTGCTAACAAGTCAGCGCATATGACCGCAGCTGCTGCGGCACTGAACGTTGAGGATGAAGAGGTGGACATCCGCCGCAGACAACCCAGAGTTCAGAAGGAAATCAAGAAATCCCGTATTTCATACGAGAAGAAAAAAGGACTTTACGGTTACGGATTCATAGCAATATGGATCGTCGGCGTAATCTATATGTTCATTGTGCCGATATTCAAGTCGGCGTGGTACTCAATGTGCTATACAGAGCTTGTTTCAACAGCAGAGCAGGCCGCACAGAGAGGAATGACTTCAGCAGGTATCTATACCGAGTGGAACAATTTCGGAAACTATGAGGAGGCTCTTTTCAAGAACCAGGATTACCTCCCCAAGCTGACCGAGTCACTTGGTGCAATGGTACCGCAGGTTATCGTAGTAATGATATTCTCGCTGTTTATCGCACTTCTTCTTAACCAGAAGTTCAGAGGCAGAACATTCGCAAGAGCGGTATTCTTCTTACCGGTACTTGTTGCGACGGGTCCTGTACTGGCGGTAATCAAGGGTGATATATCGACCAACGGTATTTCGAGCGGTGAGCAGTTCAGCGCACTGTTCCAGACCGACCTTGTTGATGAGTTGTTGCAGTTCTTAGGTATATATAATCTGAACGAACAGCTGACCATGACGATACAGACGATAACGAGTGATATTTTCAACTTATTATGGAGTGCCGGTATTCAGATACTGATATTCCTTGCGGCGTTACAGCAGATACCGGTTTCTGCAAAGGAAGCGGCATCTATGGAGGGCGCTACGGGATGGGAATTCTTCTGGAAGATAACGTTCCCGATGATAAGCCCGATGATATTGGCGAACCTGATTTATACGGTTATCGATACGTTCATCGATTCGGAAAACCCGGTTATGTCAATAGTTCTTGCACAGTCAAGAGCCTTAAGATACGGTCTTTCGGCGGCTATGGCATGGATTTACTTCCTGATAGTTGCGGTTGCACTTGCAATTATCGTTGCTATTGTATCTAAGTTCGTATTCTATGAAAATGATTAA
- a CDS encoding amidohydrolase translates to MYIDFHIHAYADEIADRAVKKLKDTASCEAYTNGRIDDTRQKLKAWGVDYGVLLPVATKPTQQTTINNWAIAQNHGNIISFGTVHPDSEELDSELERIAGSGLHGIKLHPAYQGHFMFEPCMQRIYEKCGELGLPVILHMGYDPISTMISHAMPCDLAEMAEKYPDCKFIGAHMGGMMNWERVLHYIKDTSNIYFDTAYCANFMSDEMFMEMFRAYGEDRILFGSDLPWSDPRDEINMIDRMPISDSAKDKIFYKNAAELLKIDI, encoded by the coding sequence ATGTACATTGATTTTCACATACACGCCTATGCCGATGAAATAGCCGACAGGGCGGTGAAGAAGCTGAAAGACACGGCAAGCTGTGAGGCTTACACCAACGGCAGAATAGATGATACAAGGCAGAAGCTGAAAGCGTGGGGAGTAGATTACGGCGTTTTACTGCCGGTTGCGACAAAGCCTACTCAGCAGACGACTATAAATAACTGGGCGATAGCTCAGAACCACGGAAATATTATCTCGTTCGGCACGGTGCACCCCGACAGCGAAGAGCTTGACAGTGAGCTTGAACGTATAGCCGGGTCGGGACTTCACGGGATAAAGCTCCACCCCGCATATCAGGGTCATTTTATGTTTGAGCCGTGTATGCAGAGGATATATGAGAAATGCGGCGAGCTCGGACTGCCTGTTATTCTTCATATGGGATACGACCCGATATCGACAATGATATCTCACGCTATGCCGTGCGATCTTGCCGAGATGGCAGAAAAATATCCCGACTGCAAATTCATCGGCGCTCATATGGGCGGAATGATGAACTGGGAGCGGGTTCTGCACTATATAAAGGATACAAGCAACATTTATTTTGACACGGCGTACTGCGCAAATTTTATGTCCGATGAGATGTTTATGGAAATGTTCAGGGCATACGGCGAGGACAGAATATTGTTCGGCAGTGACCTGCCGTGGAGCGATCCCCGCGATGAGATAAATATGATAGACAGAATGCCGATAAGCGACAGCGCAAAGGATAAGATATTTTATAAAAATGCGGCGGAGCTGTTAAAGATAGATATATAA
- a CDS encoding YIP1 family protein has product MRFDLDMPAWKWPFYVARHPFEGFEDLRWKKAYNTKVSLVIVLCFFVITVCQQVMTGFLFNNNYVKIFNIVPLLVQTIILFFTWVIGNWSLCTLFDGEGSVKAIMSVSAYALVPYLITQVVVILASNVLLRSEGAFIVFFQYLGILWTVVLMISGIKTVHQYSVPKTLLAMVFTVAAMVVILFLLVLLLSLFQQVYIFGFSIYTELMYRFSL; this is encoded by the coding sequence ATGAGATTTGATTTAGATATGCCCGCTTGGAAATGGCCGTTCTACGTTGCAAGACATCCTTTCGAGGGCTTTGAGGATCTTCGTTGGAAGAAAGCATACAACACTAAGGTTTCACTTGTTATAGTTCTTTGTTTCTTTGTTATAACGGTGTGCCAGCAGGTAATGACAGGCTTCCTTTTCAACAACAACTATGTAAAGATATTCAATATCGTGCCGCTCCTTGTTCAGACTATTATCCTGTTCTTCACATGGGTAATAGGTAACTGGTCACTGTGTACCCTGTTCGACGGAGAAGGTTCGGTAAAGGCAATCATGAGCGTCAGCGCTTATGCACTCGTTCCTTATCTTATCACTCAGGTAGTGGTAATACTCGCAAGTAACGTGTTACTGAGGAGCGAGGGTGCGTTCATCGTATTCTTCCAGTATCTCGGTATACTGTGGACGGTGGTGCTTATGATCTCGGGTATCAAGACGGTTCATCAGTACTCGGTACCCAAGACGCTTCTTGCAATGGTTTTCACTGTTGCGGCAATGGTAGTAATACTGTTCCTGCTCGTGCTGTTACTCAGCTTGTTCCAGCAGGTTTACATCTTCGGTTTCTCTATCTATACCGAGTTGATGTACAGATTCAGTTTGTAA
- the scfA gene encoding six-cysteine ranthipeptide SCIFF, translating into MKHIKTVNKANLKETAAKGGCGRCQTSCQSACKTSCTVANQKCEALNK; encoded by the coding sequence ATGAAGCACATTAAGACTGTTAACAAGGCTAACCTCAAGGAAACAGCTGCTAAGGGCGGTTGCGGCAGATGCCAGACATCATGCCAGTCTGCTTGCAAGACAAGCTGCACAGTAGCTAACCAGAAGTGCGAGGCTTTAAACAAGTAA
- a CDS encoding NUDIX domain-containing protein, with the protein MELFDLYDDERNFTGETIERGKPLPESRYHLVIHICILGSDGKMLIQQRQPFKKGFPDKWDISVGGSAVAGENSRQAASRELYEELGIRHDFSHDRPMLTVHFERGFDDVYVIHKDIPISELKLQPEEVQAAKWADRDEIYSLIDSGAFIPYYKSFIDMLFNYRIKRGNFSKE; encoded by the coding sequence ATGGAGCTGTTTGATTTATACGACGATGAACGCAATTTTACAGGTGAAACAATAGAGCGGGGAAAGCCGCTCCCCGAAAGCCGTTACCATCTTGTTATACATATATGCATTTTGGGCAGCGATGGCAAAATGCTTATACAACAGCGTCAGCCGTTCAAAAAAGGATTTCCCGACAAATGGGATATATCGGTCGGAGGAAGTGCGGTCGCAGGTGAAAACAGCAGGCAGGCGGCAAGCCGTGAGCTGTACGAGGAGCTCGGCATCAGGCACGATTTTTCGCACGACCGACCTATGCTGACGGTGCATTTCGAACGCGGATTTGATGATGTTTATGTAATACACAAGGACATACCGATATCTGAGCTTAAATTACAGCCTGAAGAAGTGCAGGCGGCGAAGTGGGCGGACAGAGATGAAATATATTCGCTCATTGACAGCGGCGCATTTATACCGTACTACAAAAGCTTTATTGATATGCTGTTCAACTACAGAATAAAAAGAGGTAACTTTTCAAAGGAGTAA
- a CDS encoding carbohydrate ABC transporter permease gives MSEKDLEQFNADVQENEAAAAAPVDNASPEAIGEAIKEINGEADASAAPEKADDELQVGVIKPIATGKPESKRALKKAEKKKAKELKNIYHVSNWQIIKNYRNYNQQERKHYKYIFRRRITEKVWPVFRFLILFGLGFVILYPMLYMLSTAIRPQAEMSDPSVMWIPKEVIFSNFVDVWVAMNFPKVLLQTILVNVVCSMIQVVTCGVTGYGFARFKFKGKGLMFGIVILQIIVPVQVILIPLYVQFRFFDVFGLIKLFTGSAVNLVSTPMALYLQAFFCNGIRAGVFILLFRQFFRGLPKDLEDAAYLDGCGPFMTFIRVMVPNAKTSFLTVFIFSIVWYWNDSYVTGMFFTDPYTIAMEIDRLGTTMMLYFTGERNGMASDYLVWIEAGCLMSLMPILIMYIFLQKQFVEGIERSGLAN, from the coding sequence GTGAGCGAAAAAGATTTAGAACAGTTCAATGCAGATGTTCAGGAAAACGAAGCAGCCGCAGCTGCACCTGTCGATAACGCTTCTCCGGAAGCAATCGGCGAGGCTATAAAGGAGATTAACGGCGAGGCTGACGCTTCTGCCGCTCCCGAAAAGGCTGATGACGAGCTTCAGGTAGGTGTTATCAAGCCTATCGCAACAGGAAAGCCTGAATCAAAGAGAGCTTTGAAGAAGGCTGAAAAGAAAAAGGCTAAAGAGCTTAAGAATATCTACCATGTAAGCAACTGGCAGATAATCAAGAATTACCGTAATTACAACCAGCAGGAAAGAAAGCACTACAAGTACATCTTCAGAAGAAGAATTACCGAAAAGGTATGGCCTGTTTTCCGTTTCCTTATCCTGTTCGGTCTGGGATTCGTAATTCTCTATCCTATGCTTTATATGCTGTCTACGGCAATCAGACCTCAGGCAGAAATGAGCGACCCTTCGGTAATGTGGATACCCAAGGAGGTTATATTCTCCAACTTCGTTGACGTATGGGTTGCAATGAATTTCCCGAAGGTACTTTTGCAGACTATACTTGTAAACGTAGTATGCTCGATGATACAGGTCGTTACCTGCGGCGTTACGGGCTACGGATTTGCACGATTCAAGTTCAAGGGCAAGGGACTTATGTTTGGTATCGTTATCTTACAGATCATCGTACCCGTACAGGTAATCCTTATCCCTCTGTATGTGCAGTTCAGATTCTTCGATGTATTCGGTCTTATAAAGCTGTTTACAGGCAGTGCGGTTAACCTTGTAAGTACGCCTATGGCACTTTACTTACAGGCGTTCTTCTGCAACGGTATCAGAGCCGGCGTATTTATCCTTCTGTTCAGACAGTTCTTCAGAGGACTGCCAAAGGACCTCGAAGATGCCGCTTATCTCGACGGCTGTGGACCTTTCATGACATTTATCCGTGTTATGGTGCCGAACGCTAAGACTTCGTTCTTAACAGTATTCATCTTCTCAATCGTATGGTACTGGAACGACTCTTATGTAACGGGTATGTTCTTCACTGACCCGTATACGATAGCGATGGAAATTGACCGTCTTGGAACAACGATGATGCTTTATTTCACCGGAGAGCGAAACGGTATGGCGAGCGACTATCTCGTATGGATAGAAGCAGGATGCCTTATGTCACTTATGCCGATACTTATTATGTACATCTTCTTACAGAAGCAGTTCGTTGAAGGTATCGAACGTTCAGGTCTTGCCAACTAA
- the rsmI gene encoding 16S rRNA (cytidine(1402)-2'-O)-methyltransferase, which translates to MAGKLYIVGTPIGNLSDLSPRAVETLGKVDFIAAEDTRVTQKLLTHFSISKPMVSYHKFSGNKRGEDITARLLDGETCAIVTDAGMPCISDPGEELVRECHEHGVEIESVPGPSAAITALCMSGLDTSRFSFEGFLSVTKKQRDEHLDEIKDFSRTLIFYEAPHKLKNTLDDLYRVLGNRQIALCRELTKIHEEVIKGTISEMIERYKELTPRGEYVLVVEGKPKVKENEDITLADAALMAKELVDGGIKPSDACRQVAGKTPFSKSEIYKEYLNM; encoded by the coding sequence ATGGCAGGAAAATTATATATAGTCGGCACTCCGATAGGAAATCTGTCGGACCTGTCACCGAGAGCGGTCGAAACGCTCGGCAAGGTCGATTTTATCGCCGCAGAGGATACAAGAGTAACTCAGAAACTCCTTACCCACTTCTCTATAAGCAAGCCTATGGTGAGCTACCACAAGTTCAGCGGTAACAAGCGTGGCGAGGATATAACCGCCCGTCTGCTTGACGGCGAAACCTGCGCCATAGTGACCGACGCAGGTATGCCCTGCATATCCGACCCCGGCGAAGAGCTTGTAAGAGAGTGCCACGAGCACGGCGTTGAAATAGAAAGCGTACCCGGCCCCAGTGCCGCAATAACGGCACTTTGTATGAGCGGACTTGACACCTCACGCTTCAGCTTCGAGGGATTTTTAAGCGTTACCAAAAAACAACGTGACGAACACCTTGACGAAATCAAGGACTTTTCAAGAACACTTATATTCTACGAAGCACCCCATAAGCTGAAAAACACGCTTGACGATCTGTACAGAGTTCTCGGAAACCGACAGATAGCCCTTTGCAGAGAGCTTACCAAGATACACGAGGAAGTTATCAAGGGTACTATATCAGAAATGATAGAACGCTACAAGGAGCTTACGCCGAGAGGCGAATATGTGCTTGTGGTCGAGGGAAAACCAAAGGTAAAGGAAAACGAGGATATTACGCTTGCCGATGCCGCACTTATGGCAAAAGAACTGGTTGACGGCGGAATAAAGCCGTCCGATGCCTGCAGACAGGTTGCAGGAAAAACCCCGTTCTCAAAGTCGGAGATCTATAAGGAATATCTTAATATGTAA
- the scfB gene encoding thioether cross-link-forming SCIFF peptide maturase, translating to MKEMIHKYEQNGQYIVLDVCSGGVHVVDELTYKLLDYVAPPFAEVCPDDVLAKMDGFDKEDVKECYTELKELYDAKMLFTEDDYEQYAAMAMKAPIKAMCLHVSHDCNLRCKYCFAQTGDFGGDRMLMKPETGKKAMDFLIKHSANRENLEVDFFGGEPLMAWDTVVETVKYARSIEKQHGKNFRFTITTNGMLLDDEKIDYINKEMSNCVLSLDGRKEVNDNIRPTPNGKGSYDIIVPKYQKLVAGRGTKDYYVRGTFTKYNLDFANDVLHISDLGFEQLSVEPVVTDPEMPYAITESDLPTIFAEYDRLEKLMEEQKLANKRKFNFFHFMIDLNQGPCAVKRLRGCGCGNEYVAVTPDGDIYPCHQFVGIEEWKMGDIFSDKIDQKIKDYFAGIHIYSKENCGNCWARFYCSGGCNANSFIYEGDVKKPHKLSCELQKKRIECAIALAAAGKDAE from the coding sequence ATGAAAGAAATGATACATAAGTATGAGCAGAACGGTCAGTACATTGTACTTGACGTTTGCAGCGGCGGCGTTCACGTTGTTGACGAGCTGACATATAAGCTCCTTGACTATGTTGCTCCGCCTTTTGCCGAGGTATGTCCCGATGACGTTCTTGCAAAGATGGACGGCTTCGACAAGGAAGATGTAAAGGAATGCTACACAGAGCTTAAGGAGCTGTATGACGCAAAGATGCTCTTCACCGAGGACGATTACGAGCAGTACGCCGCAATGGCAATGAAAGCGCCTATCAAGGCTATGTGCCTGCACGTTTCACACGACTGCAACCTGAGATGCAAATACTGCTTTGCCCAGACAGGCGACTTCGGCGGCGACAGAATGCTGATGAAGCCCGAAACGGGTAAAAAAGCTATGGACTTCCTTATAAAGCACAGCGCCAACAGAGAAAACCTTGAGGTCGACTTCTTCGGCGGCGAGCCTCTGATGGCTTGGGATACCGTAGTCGAAACCGTAAAGTACGCAAGAAGCATAGAAAAACAGCACGGCAAGAACTTCCGCTTCACCATTACAACAAACGGTATGCTCCTTGACGATGAAAAGATAGATTATATAAACAAGGAAATGTCAAACTGCGTATTATCGCTTGACGGCAGAAAAGAAGTTAACGATAATATCCGCCCCACTCCGAACGGCAAGGGAAGCTATGATATAATCGTTCCGAAATATCAGAAGCTGGTAGCCGGCAGAGGCACAAAGGACTATTATGTAAGAGGTACGTTCACAAAGTACAATCTCGACTTTGCAAACGATGTTCTGCATATAAGCGATCTCGGCTTTGAACAGCTCTCCGTAGAGCCTGTTGTGACCGATCCCGAAATGCCCTACGCTATCACTGAGAGCGACCTCCCCACTATATTTGCCGAGTATGACAGACTTGAAAAGCTGATGGAGGAGCAGAAGCTCGCTAATAAGCGCAAGTTCAATTTCTTCCACTTTATGATAGACTTGAATCAGGGCCCCTGCGCCGTAAAGCGTCTGCGTGGATGCGGATGCGGCAACGAATATGTTGCCGTTACTCCCGACGGCGATATTTATCCCTGTCATCAGTTCGTTGGAATTGAAGAGTGGAAGATGGGCGATATTTTCTCAGACAAGATTGATCAGAAGATAAAGGATTACTTCGCAGGAATACATATCTACAGCAAGGAAAACTGCGGTAACTGCTGGGCAAGATTCTACTGCTCGGGCGGCTGTAACGCAAACAGCTTTATCTATGAGGGCGATGTAAAGAAGCCTCATAAGCTGTCCTGCGAGCTTCAGAAAAAGCGTATCGAATGTGCCATAGCACTTGCGGCGGCAGGTAAAGACGCCGAATAA